Proteins co-encoded in one Setaria viridis chromosome 9, Setaria_viridis_v4.0, whole genome shotgun sequence genomic window:
- the LOC117840532 gene encoding serine/threonine-protein kinase 52: protein MDPMAPTGGVARGRSRSFGGISSTEPGAAGGGNGGDLFVRAGADNEMYVRADKIDLKNLDVQLEKTRSQVWLEHQRSTQRSASPLPEATLLEWEIDLAKLDIQNQIAHGTFGVVYRGTYDGHDVAVKVLDWGKDGQDTAAKHREAFQKEVAVWQKLDHPNITKFVGASMGTSQLKIPKKGSTSCGGRSVPNECCVVVVEFQHGGTLKTLLYNHRDKKLSYKKVVHLALDLARGLSYLHSKKIMHRDVKAENMLLDRKRTLKIADFGVARVEAQSSEVTGQTGTLGYMAPEVLQGKPYDHKCDVYSFGILLWETYCCAMAYPNYSLADISYHVVKLGIRPDIPRCCPRALSDIMMRCWDGNPDNRPEMAEVVTMLEKIDTGSGKGGMTPVDDHVAHGCSCFGFNRSA from the exons ATGGACCCCATGGCGCCCACCGGCGGCGTTGCTcgcggccgcagccgcagcTTCGGCGGTATCAGCAGCACCGAGCccggggccgccggcggcggcaatggcggcgacCTGTTCGTGAGGGCCGGGGCGGACAACGAGATGTACGTGCGGGCGGACAAGATCGACCTGAAGAACCTGGACGTGCAGCTTGAGAAGACGCGGTCGCAGGTGTGGCTGGAGCACCAGCGGTCGACGCAGCGGTCGgcgtcgccgctgccggaggCGACGCTGCTCGAGTGGGAGATCGACCTCGCCAAGCTCGACATCCAGAACCAGATCGCGCACGGCACCTTCGGCGTCGTCTACCGCGGCACCTACGACGGCCACGACGTCGCAG TGAAGGTGCTGGACTGGGGGAAGGATGGGCAGGACACGGCGGCAAAGCACCGGGAGGCCTTCCAGAAGGAGGTTGCGGTCTGGCAGAAGCTTGATCACCCCAACATCACCAAA TTTGTTGGCGCGTCAATGGGAACGTCCCAACTGAAGATCCCCAAGAAGGGCTCGACCTCCTGTGGCGGCCGCTCTGTGCCGAACGAGTGCTGCGTCGTCGTGGTCGAGTTCCAGCATGGAGGCACGCTGAAGACGTTGCTGTACAACCACCGTGACAAGAAGCTCTCCTACAAGAAGGTGGTCCATCtcgcgctcgacctcgccaGAGG GCTGAGCTACCTGCACTCGAAGAAGATCATGCACCGCGACGTGAAGGCGGAGAACATGCTTCTGGACCGGAAGCGGACACTGAAGATCGCCGACTTTGGGGTTGCGCGTGTGGAGGCGCAGAGCAGCGAGGTGACGGGACAAACGGGCACGCTGGGGTATATGGCGCCGGAGGTGCTGCAGGGGAAGCCCTACGACCACAAGTGCGACGTCTACAGCTTCGGCATCCTACTATGGGAGACATACTGCTGCGCCATGGCTTACCCCAACTACAGCCTCGCCGACATCTCCTACCACGTTGTCAAGCTG GGCATCCGGCCGGACATCCCTCGGTGTTGTCCTCGGGCGCTGTCAGACATCATGATGCGGTGTTGGGACGGGAACCCGGACAACCGGCCGGAGATGGCAGAGGTAGTGACGATGCTGGAGAAGATTGACACCGGCAGCGGCAAGGGTGGCATGACGCCCGTTGACGATCACGTTGCGCACGGGTGCTCCTGCTTCGGCTTCAACCGTAGTGCCTAG
- the LOC117836874 gene encoding protein LIFEGUARD 2, whose translation MYFRPPPKGPEWYAGDAEAGQAARPLYPMMLEDPRLRWSFIRKVYSILSIQMLLTVAVAAVVVYVRPVALFFVSTPGGFGLYIFLIILPFIVLCPLYYYYQHHPVNLLLLGLFTVAISFAVGLTCAFTKGQVILESAILTSVVVVSLTAYTFWAAKRGHDFSFLGPFLFAGVMILVVFSLIQLFFPLGRVSLMVYGGLAALIFCGYIIYDTDNLIKRYSYDEYVWAAVALYLDVINLFLSLLTLFRAADS comes from the exons ATGTACTTCCGGCCACCGCCCAAGGGCCCCGAGTGGTACGCCGGCGATGCGGAGGcggggcaggcggcgcggccgctgTACCCGATGATGCTGGAGGACCCGCGCCTGCGTTGGTCCTTCATCCGGAAGGTGTACAGCATCCTCTCCATCCAGATGCtgctcaccgtcgccgtcgctgcGGTCGTCGTCTACGTCCGCCCCGTCGCGCTCTTCTTCGTCTCCACGCCCGGCGGCTTCGGCCTCtacatcttcctcatcatcctccccttcatcG TGCTCTGCCCTCTGTACTACTACTACCAGCACCACCCGGTgaacctgctgctgctcggcctcTTCACTGTCGCCATCAGCTTCGCCGTGGGGCTCACCTGCGCCTTCACCAAGGGGCAGGTGATCCTCGAGTCGGCGATCCTGACGTccgtggtggtggtgagccTCACGGCGTACACCTTCTGGGCAGCTAAGCGCGGCCACGACTTCAGCTTCCTGGGCCCGTTCCTCTTCGCCGGCGTCATGATCCTCGTCGTGTTCTCGCTCATCCAGCTCTTCTTCCCGCTCGGCCGCGTCTCGCTCATGGTCTACGGCGGCCTGGCGGCGCTCATCTTCTGCGGCTACATCATCTACGACACCGACAACCTCATCAAGCGATACTCCTACGACGAGTACGTGTGGGCCGCCGTCGCGCTCTACCTCGACGTCAtcaacctcttcctctccctcctcacGCTCTTCAGGGCGGCGGACTCGTGA